The sequence below is a genomic window from Sebastes fasciatus isolate fSebFas1 chromosome 11, fSebFas1.pri, whole genome shotgun sequence.
TGTCTGGACCAGAGGAATGTGCCGTTCCAAGTGGACATGTCCAGTGACAGCCCCTTCCTCATCCTGCCCCTCACCTTCTACCATATCATCGATGACAACAGCCCGCTGCGAGCCTGGGCTGCCAAGGGTAAGTTTGATGGTGGGATGGTGAGATGATGGAGAGAAGAGATTTGGTGGTTGGTGGTCATTTTTAACAGGGGGGACGGGTTTAGGCAATTAtccgtctgctacttcagcaccacagacagcgccatggatttatcaatagagtggtgcaggaatgattcctaaaacccagaaacacttccggttccctcgtctggaagtcaatgggtttttttaatgggattttggttagatgccttaaataaggtctgtggttaacacaagctgaagagattttaacattttgttctacgacatgaAATactttgtgaattttgaagcttttatgtgtctttaaaaagacggttgctaacaagtggctaaatgagactacaaaacgtcatcacgtcgAACATTACTCTGTCTTTAccttagtggtggtgacgtgaagtcatgcgaccgtggtgtagtttgtttatagcctaacgttagctttttacttctgtgattgCATGTTATActtcataaaatcataaaagtggtgttcatttgtgaagattatcttgcggAACAAAATGTGTGAGTATCATGAATATTTGTTTGCttcagagcttattttctgcagtaattAAAAATATAGTGGCAAACTCCCATTGGCTTTTCACTGAGgtaaccagggcgatgctaacttcctggttggcctacaaaagtatacgtcatccctgcagcagtCTATATACAGCACAGTTaggctactgatatttcagaacaCTGGTCTGGGCTACAGATTCTAACTTGCACAAACCTCATAAAGGATCAATGATTGAGGCAGACTGGACAATCATATTCATTCTAAACAACCCCTCTGCCTCTGCACTCTCTGCTACTAGGGGATGGAGAAGGGGGGGTGGCAGGCATGCATTTTGGTCATTCAAAATGAAATACACAGCTCTACTGTACTTCTGGGTGGCCACCAAACGGCAACAAGGATGAAGGGTAACTAATATAAACCTGCTTTCTGCTAGCTACGGCAATGTTTCGGCATAGAAAGTTTAGATTCTTAGTAATGAAATCTGAAGTAGAAGGAGTTTTTTACTGAGAAATCGTGTGGCAAGAAGGTAAGCTGTATACCAGACATAAACTTCCTGTTTTTAGTGGTTGGTGAGCTCAGATGGTGTGAACTACATGCTTGATTAGCAAGCTGAGAGGATTTCCATTTGTGATAATACCTTTCTGAAATGAATGTGGGtaattacagtgtgtgtgtatcgtTTTACCTTCCAACCTTTGTTCCTCTATTCCCTTCTCTAGGtgctctttcttttttccttatTTCGTTACCATTCTTGCCCATTTTTTTATGAGCTAGCAGAAGTCTTCCTCTTGTTTTGATGGTGCATTGCTTTAGACCAGTTCACAgttgtgtcccagtttatttgctgttacacaggaagtaaacatagacccaagctgtttcctagcaatgcaattctgttgaaacaGTCTATATTTCTTGGCGCACTACCTCCACAAACAGTTGATCAGTGCAATAATGGGAAGCCATTGGCAGGTCTGTATCACCTGCGTGTGCATACTGTAAATGCGCATCCTCATCCACAAGATACAAACAACCCGCTCATAACAACATTACTCTATAACACTACTAGTGGTAAAAAATGCCATAGTGTGCCTTTAAGTTGTTGTGTCTCTTCTTTTTACACCTCTCTGTAACGCTGAATTCACACGAGAGCAGTggcgaagtgcggcctgcggcgagctgccatgcaatgtctatggaAAGTTGCGGGCTCACTCCCAAGCTCAGCAAGCTAAGCCAGTTGATTCTGCGACGATGTGcgggccaaactaaaagttgggaaaGTTAAAATTTTAGCGGCGAAGTGCTGCCAGAGAGTACCTGCAACCAATCAGTCAGATTCCtttgactcctgtgacatgttaacatatgttacaaagaatttcttcccgctTGAAATACATGAATACGTCTCCCGGCCacagaaaatgtaattattgctacgagccgctgcctggtgtgaattctgCTCCTCTACCTCCACCAGGTGGGGGCTGGACAGATCCAGAGTTGGCAGACTTCGAGCTGCTGGTGATCATGAGTGCCACAGTTGAGCCGACCTCCGCCACCTGCCAGGTCCGCACCTCCTACCTGCCGGATGAGATTCTCTGGGGCTATGAGTTTCCGCCTGTAGTCTCCCTTTCTCCATCGGGCAAATACGCAGTGGACTTCTCCTTCTTCGACAAAGTGACCAAGACTAAGACCACGCCCATCTTCAAACCATCGAGCCCCCAGCATGTTTACCAGAGCAACGGGGGTGGGACTGTGCCTGAGGTGTCCGATCCAGAGAAGATCCGTCTGGAGCAGAGCtacagggagagaggggaggaacgAGGCCGGGTCAGAGACACTCCTCTCAGTGTTCGCATCAGCAACGTGTGAACGGATGAAATGGTTGAGAAGGGAGCGTCTCATAGAGAGCAACACGCAGGAGACTTTCGAGCACAATGTCAATAACAAATCAATGAACATCATATCAAAACAGCTCGGGAGACGGATTTTTAGACTGTTTTGAACTTCTGAAAGATATCTAGGTCCCAGTAGCTCCAGATGACGCAGAAAGGAAATATGGAAGACTGTGGACTTCTGTATGGTCAACTTCAAGTTTGTCATACGTTTACTGGGATAATACATGTTTTACGCTGGTTTGACTATATTCAGATGACGACATAACACATTGTCTAACTGCAGCTACAATTTACATTTGAGTGTGGCGAGTGCACATGCACCTCACATATACACTTTTATAACTAAGAAAATTATTTATTCACACAGAGACGATGGAAACCCCAGTTGTCTTGTTTGGGTGCTCATCCGCTTACTAAATGTCAAATTGCAGTATGAGTGGGTTTTTTCCAATGACAAGGTTGGACGAGTACAGGGGGCGGTAAGGATAATGTGATAAGGGCGGCTGGCAGAGTAGAACTTTCAATATATCCTCTAAATGTGTTTAATACACATTTAGAGGAAGTATAGAAAGTTTATATAGATATTCATAAAAAACTCCTAAGACTGGCATGACATTtgcttttatttctgtaaaaactCCAATGAGTAATGCTAAGCCAGTTCTCATAGAGCTcacaaaaaaaacccactgCAACACTCTCatgatatttttacatttcctgTTGTAAAACGACAGAAGTACTCGCGTTAAAGACACAGATGACAGTTATGTGTATTGTACATGGCAATACGCTGTAACATATTATAGGTAAAGCACTTTCTTAAACTAATGTAGCACTACAACTGGAATGTAGACACTTCAGATTGAATATATtgtgttaaaggtgctctatactgTCTATTGATGATGTgggcattcattttttttttcagttatgTATCGCTGTTATTGACAGAACGTTAGCACTTTATGTAAGTACATGATGTACACTTGCACCTTAGCAGGATTAGCTGCCTTACCTTAGGAAGATATGATTTTTGATACTAATAAAAGCACTTAAACATTGAATATCACTGAATTTGAAGCAGTTATAgattttaaaggaccagtgtgtaacaattagggggatctattggcagaaatggaatattatattaataagtaagttttctttagtgtataatcacctgcatATAAGactcgttgtgtttttgttagcttagagtgagccgtttatgtctacatagggagcgggtcttctccACGGAGTCCTCCCTGTTGCaccgccatatttctacagtagcccagaacggacaaagcAAAAACTTTACTTTCTTGGGCCAgagttgataacgttactcgctgctgccgccgtcgccaccgctctctctctctcgcatcaccactcacttcccacttacacacacactctacgtaCTGTCTCTGCTCCAAATatcctacgctactcttacaacaactggctctagattgGGCCATTctcgttttcgcgtcggccaccgtagttcttctacacgcttggcacacgggagaggctttagttggttgcaatctgcaacctcattgctagatactgccaaatcctacacactgcccctttaaTACAGATGCTTCTTTTCTTCAAAGCTAATTGGAATTGCAGTTTCTCTGTCTCAGTGGCTTTAAGCAAACTGAGTGCTACAAATGAGATAATGTTTCATTACAAACAGCTGCTACATGGATGCAAAAGGCCATCGGGTTATTGTGGGTTACAAATGTTACTGTAGGATCCTCGAGGAAGCTCTCCTTTCTGTGTAAAGTAGGAGCCTTCTGTACGTCCATGTGATTTTCGAGTTACCAACATTGTCAAACTAACAACGAACATTTTATCGAAGCCCTTTTTATTTTTCCGCCTAGGCAACAAGGACATGAGGAGGACCACCAGAGATGAGTGCTGAGAATGTGAAAGTAATCTTGTAAGTCACTGATAATGATTCTGTTCTGATGGAAATGTGAAGCAAGGATGAGTATGATGGATATGAATGTGTTGgaaattgtatgtatttgtaACATTTTCTTGAATTAACATCAAGCTCTGGAATGTTAATCAGGTGGAGAGATCCAATGAGACACATCTCTCTAAAAAAGGGGTTTAATAAAGCTGATTATGAGTTATTAAAGGCCAtattttgtttcatgttttgtaCAGGCGGTTGCAGTAGACAGAGGAGCTGACGTAAGTTGTGTGAGATATATCTTAGCCTGATAGTCAAATATAAGAGCTATGGATATAAAAACTAGTCACAAGACACCATTTGGACACATAAGCCTACTGTTCATCACACTTCCATTTGTGTTGCTCAAAGAATTGAAGAATTTTTTTAGAGGAATGGGAATATTTGTAACTTTCGTGACAACAAAAACTCAAAACTCACAGTGGATAGTCCAGAGACATTTCCTGATAAATGGTTTCTGAGCGCGGTTCTCAAATAGCCTTACCACTTCCTCATGTAGCACATTGCAGAATGAGGCCGTGGGTCGTGCTTGTCTATGCCGTCTCTCTGCTGCTTTCCTGTGAATCACAAGGTAAGaactttattttgtttatatttccCGTTGTTGATTgacattgtttgttttcaaagtCAAAGTTGTCGTACCGTAAAACTATTTCACCAATAAGAAACATTATGTTTCATTGGAATTAACTTTTGAATGATGATAATATTGAGAAATATACACAATtcccagagatgtgctcattgTCTATTATTTCAATAATGATGCTTAAAATCTAAAACTAAAACTTTTATTGAGATATACAGTTATGTCAGTTATTACCCCACCCCTTACCCATGCGTGACAAAACAATAGAGCTGTCTGCTCCTTCCTGTTTAATCTGGATAAGAAAAGTCAAACACAGCTGTACATTTTACTAAAATTTGCATTCTTCATTCTTGTACAATGCCCTAACACTGTATACTGAAACAGTAGGCAGgcaatttcctaaaaaaaagatcattGCCATCAGCCAGACAGCaagattatttaatattatcCATATATGGATGAAGCTATGGATCCAGACACAGATTAAAAATATTCTAAAGACTTTTGTGTTATTTAAGTTACACAGAAAATGTAGCATCCTTGGCAAAGATTTGGACTCTTTGCGTGCTTTCTAGTTCccatttaaaaatgtctttgatTTCTTTGAATAATACATATTTGAACCTTTACAGTAGATATTtataatacacatattataCATTATAGCAACATGTTGAAAAGGTGTACACTGTCTCTCCAAGACACATAAACTTGACTCCTTCCGTAACAACCTCAGTAAGCAGTCGGTGGAAATATCCGCTCACGGTCTGTCTCCTCCAAGCTGGGGAACAAAGTGAAAGAACGTCCTCTGTCGTTTTAGAAGAGACTGACAGGAAATACTCTGTAATGTTAAGAAGAAATATAAAGTAACATCTTCCTCTAAGTGGGCTTAGATTCACCTGTTAAACTCCTCTATCCTGAGGCAAACTGTGTCACGAGACAAAGCTGATGTAaggcatttttaaaaacattttccaacCACTGATAAACC
It includes:
- the LOC141777656 gene encoding ATP-sensitive inward rectifier potassium channel 10-like gives rise to the protein MQMQTLTGAFLFSLETQTTIGYGFRCITEECPAAIILLIVQLVITMLMEIFITGTFLAKKRGETVKFSQHAVVSTHEGRPCLMIRVANMRKSLLIGCQVSGKLLQTSLTKEGETVCLDQRNVPFQVDMSSDSPFLILPLTFYHIIDDNSPLRAWAAKGGGWTDPELADFELLVIMSATVEPTSATCQVRTSYLPDEILWGYEFPPVVSLSPSGKYAVDFSFFDKVTKTKTTPIFKPSSPQHVYQSNGGGTVPEVSDPEKIRLEQSYRERGEERGRVRDTPLSVRISNV